One Actinosynnema pretiosum DNA segment encodes these proteins:
- a CDS encoding 2-oxoacid:ferredoxin oxidoreductase subunit beta, translated as MTAIDLGLPGLGGVPTEDGPQKAKDYKSDQEVRWCPGCGDYVVLNAVQSFLPTLGLKRENIVFVSGIGCSSRFPYYMNTYGMHSIHGRAPAIATGLAVARPDLSVWVVTGDGDALSIGGNHLIHTLRRNVNLKILLFNNRIYGLTKGQYSPTSEAGKVTKSTPSGSLDHPFNPVSLALGAEASFVGRAMDSDRVGLTDVLRQAAEHRGSALVEIYQNCPIFNDGAFDVLKDADSAAQRIIPVEHGKPIVFGGGEHAVVRRGFGLAVARTSEVDAADVVVHDAGDLELGFALSRLSTQDLAHVVTGVFRRSARETYDDAARAQVERAKAARPANLAALLRGKDTWTVA; from the coding sequence GTGACCGCGATCGACCTCGGCCTTCCCGGACTGGGCGGGGTGCCCACCGAGGACGGGCCGCAGAAGGCCAAGGACTACAAGTCGGACCAGGAGGTCCGCTGGTGCCCCGGCTGCGGGGACTACGTGGTGCTCAACGCCGTGCAGTCGTTCCTGCCGACGCTGGGGCTCAAGCGCGAGAACATCGTGTTCGTGTCGGGGATCGGCTGCTCGTCGCGGTTCCCGTACTACATGAACACCTACGGGATGCACTCCATCCACGGCCGGGCGCCCGCGATCGCCACCGGGCTGGCGGTGGCGCGGCCTGACCTGTCGGTGTGGGTGGTGACCGGGGACGGCGACGCGCTGTCCATCGGCGGCAACCACCTGATCCACACGCTGCGGCGCAACGTGAACCTGAAGATCCTGCTGTTCAACAACCGGATCTACGGGCTCACCAAGGGCCAGTACTCGCCGACCTCGGAGGCGGGCAAGGTCACCAAGTCCACGCCGTCCGGGTCGCTGGACCACCCGTTCAACCCGGTGTCGCTGGCGCTGGGCGCGGAGGCCTCGTTCGTGGGCCGGGCGATGGACTCGGACCGGGTGGGGCTGACCGACGTGCTGCGGCAGGCCGCCGAGCACCGGGGGTCGGCGCTGGTGGAGATCTACCAGAACTGCCCGATCTTCAACGACGGCGCGTTCGACGTGCTCAAGGACGCCGACTCGGCGGCCCAGCGGATCATCCCGGTGGAGCACGGGAAGCCGATCGTGTTCGGCGGCGGCGAGCACGCGGTGGTGCGGCGCGGGTTCGGGCTGGCGGTGGCGCGCACGTCCGAGGTGGACGCGGCGGACGTGGTGGTGCACGACGCGGGCGACCTGGAGCTGGGCTTCGCGCTGTCGCGGCTGTCGACGCAGGACCTGGCGCACGTGGTGACCGGCGTGTTCCGGCGGTCGGCGCGGGAGACGTACGACGACGCGGCGCGGGCGCAGGTCGAGCGGGCCAAGGCGGCCCGACCGGCGAACCTCGCGGCGCTGCTGCGCGGGAAGGACACCTGGACGGTGGCGTGA
- a CDS encoding Lrp/AsnC family transcriptional regulator: MDSIDQRIISCLVANARSSFADIGKDVGLSAPAVKRRVDKLLDTGVLRGFTAVVDPAQLGWGTEALVEVHCRGNVTPHDIKARLEPMPEVMAAYTVSGAADAVVHLRAASIHHLETALERLRAVEIIDRTVSTVVLSRLLDRPQAP; the protein is encoded by the coding sequence GTGGACTCGATCGACCAGCGGATCATTTCGTGCCTCGTGGCCAACGCCCGCTCCAGCTTCGCGGACATCGGCAAGGACGTGGGGCTCTCGGCCCCGGCGGTGAAGCGCCGGGTGGACAAGCTCCTGGACACGGGCGTGCTGCGCGGCTTCACCGCCGTCGTCGACCCGGCCCAGCTGGGCTGGGGCACCGAGGCGCTGGTCGAGGTGCACTGCCGGGGCAACGTGACGCCGCACGACATCAAGGCCCGCCTGGAGCCGATGCCCGAGGTGATGGCGGCCTACACCGTGTCCGGCGCGGCCGACGCCGTGGTGCACCTGCGGGCGGCGAGCATCCACCACCTGGAGACCGCGCTGGAGCGGCTGCGCGCGGTGGAGATCATCGACCGGACGGTGTCGACCGTCGTGCTGTCCCGCCTGCTCGACCGACCGCAGGCGCCCTGA
- a CDS encoding enoyl-CoA hydratase, with the protein MPEVLLDRSDHVAVLTVHDPDRRNALTEALSRELADAVAACEADPDVNALVVTGAPPAFCAGADLTALGEAREEGLRRIYAGFLAVANCSLPTVAAVGGAAVGAGLNLALACDVRLVGPRARFDARFLRLGIHPGGGMTWLLERVAGPQAVAAMVLLGQVLDADAAVRRGLAWDRVDGGHDELVASAVDLLKATAEAPRELVRVTKATIRATSALPAHAPAVEAELGPQAASTASPEFAARLAEAKAGRGGRT; encoded by the coding sequence ATGCCCGAGGTGCTGCTGGACCGCTCCGACCACGTCGCCGTCCTGACCGTGCACGACCCGGACCGCCGCAACGCGCTCACCGAGGCCCTGTCCCGCGAGCTGGCCGACGCCGTCGCCGCGTGCGAGGCCGACCCGGACGTCAACGCCCTCGTGGTCACCGGCGCTCCCCCGGCGTTCTGCGCGGGCGCGGACCTGACCGCGCTCGGCGAGGCCCGCGAGGAGGGGCTGCGGCGCATCTACGCCGGGTTCCTGGCCGTCGCGAACTGCTCGCTGCCGACCGTGGCGGCCGTGGGCGGCGCGGCCGTCGGGGCGGGGCTGAACCTGGCGCTGGCCTGCGACGTGCGGCTGGTCGGCCCGAGGGCCCGCTTCGACGCCCGCTTCCTGCGCCTGGGCATCCACCCCGGCGGCGGCATGACCTGGCTGCTGGAGCGGGTCGCGGGCCCGCAGGCCGTGGCCGCGATGGTGCTGCTGGGCCAGGTGCTCGACGCGGACGCGGCGGTGCGGCGCGGCCTGGCCTGGGACCGGGTCGACGGCGGGCACGACGAGCTGGTCGCCTCGGCCGTCGACCTGCTGAAGGCCACCGCCGAGGCCCCGCGCGAGCTGGTCCGGGTGACCAAGGCCACGATCCGCGCCACCTCCGCGCTGCCCGCCCACGCGCCCGCGGTGGAGGCGGAGCTGGGCCCGCAGGCCGCCTCCACGGCCTCCCCCGAGTTCGCGGCCAGGCTCGCCGAGGCGAAGGCGGGCCGGGGCGGGCGGACGTGA
- a CDS encoding sunset domain-containing protein, protein MWLFGQVWLWSLLAFLAGVLLTWFVLVRPVKREVAELERKLRAATSVDRAASRTQVASPARDEFDDWHSPLADEEERFDATPTRREDRASLLDLGSGRDARDEDGAAGHDAPGHDAPGHDAAERDADEREQDERGFDPFERAGDRGDIGDRLGGSPTGTAMMPKPVPPSDEERDKPVLTRLDVPRPVPARDEDEPRAEKLPAEETHVLAPVRLPADHQPPAPHRSDAFDPDAQDEEGNPEITTRAERRAANEETTLIPAKELADAIAEVDSPRDLHDEDRWPETDQTGEYPAVRGGDLGGEFGGELGGEAPRGGDLAAGPTVYHSPVDADEREDHDDRFAGDGFDAERTEVRAPVAADDLDDARTEVRPLEADPEHALPGRAQRPLRDPEADRIAFEESLAAQARQDAADDRADRVGAPTETLAPVAGHDLDERGFADDLDHHDDRGFEGRGLDGPDLDDRDLGGHGLDRHDLDGRGLDRHDLDRHELDERGAHADDRSRGELVADADDRRYEDDYEPVDLPKRDRGASDRGMFGHSEPVADERDLFEMTDPSSQGVDLFARPEEPEDEPEAPKSELEAFWASRTPPLEDDRPAPTPAPAPAHVEPEPESDLGLVSRHSLPDPESEAEPDLEPVSRHSLPDPEPEPEAAPLPVRPARPKTPAAAEEKPKPKRSLFEPLAEEEVLESEPVTPATPAPKAPAAAKAYDDQPFVPTLSPELLAAEQTAAELAADASRKQAASGLPQRPVKSQSSFPKPQQPLIPPVKSTSPPPARPMRPRPVGFSPTTGGGGQETASSRYQQPEGFNPRSPFGPGSVLPKSDGKAPAPEFVVKATLTGRRYFTDTSANFRETRADVWFRTTSDAEKAGFHKAP, encoded by the coding sequence ATGTGGCTGTTCGGGCAGGTGTGGCTGTGGAGCCTGCTGGCCTTCCTCGCAGGTGTGCTGCTGACGTGGTTCGTCCTCGTGCGCCCCGTGAAGCGCGAGGTGGCCGAGCTGGAGCGCAAGCTGCGCGCCGCGACCTCGGTGGACCGCGCCGCGAGCCGGACGCAGGTCGCGTCCCCGGCGCGCGACGAGTTCGACGACTGGCACTCCCCCCTCGCCGACGAGGAGGAGCGCTTCGACGCGACCCCGACCCGGCGGGAGGACCGCGCCTCGCTGCTCGACCTCGGCTCGGGCCGGGACGCGCGGGACGAGGACGGCGCCGCGGGCCACGACGCCCCTGGGCACGACGCCCCTGGGCACGACGCCGCGGAGCGCGACGCGGACGAGCGCGAGCAGGACGAGCGCGGCTTCGACCCCTTCGAGCGGGCGGGCGACCGCGGCGACATCGGCGACCGCCTCGGCGGCTCGCCCACCGGCACCGCGATGATGCCCAAGCCCGTTCCGCCCTCGGACGAGGAGCGGGACAAGCCGGTGCTGACCCGGCTGGACGTGCCGAGGCCGGTCCCCGCGCGGGACGAGGACGAGCCGCGCGCGGAGAAGCTGCCCGCCGAGGAGACGCACGTGCTCGCGCCGGTGCGGCTGCCCGCCGACCACCAGCCGCCCGCGCCCCACCGGTCCGACGCGTTCGACCCGGACGCCCAGGACGAGGAGGGCAACCCGGAGATCACCACGCGCGCCGAGCGCCGCGCGGCCAACGAGGAGACCACCCTCATCCCGGCTAAGGAGCTGGCCGACGCGATCGCCGAGGTGGACAGCCCGCGCGACCTGCACGACGAGGACCGCTGGCCGGAGACCGACCAGACCGGCGAGTACCCGGCCGTGCGCGGCGGCGACCTGGGCGGCGAGTTCGGCGGCGAGCTGGGCGGCGAGGCCCCCAGGGGCGGCGACCTGGCCGCGGGGCCGACGGTCTACCACTCCCCGGTGGACGCGGACGAGCGCGAGGACCACGACGACCGCTTCGCCGGTGACGGGTTCGACGCCGAGCGGACCGAGGTGCGCGCCCCCGTGGCCGCCGACGACCTGGACGACGCCCGCACCGAGGTCCGCCCGCTGGAGGCCGACCCGGAGCACGCGCTGCCCGGCAGGGCGCAGCGCCCCCTCCGCGACCCGGAGGCCGACCGCATCGCGTTCGAGGAGTCGCTGGCCGCGCAGGCCCGCCAGGACGCGGCCGACGACCGCGCCGACCGGGTGGGCGCCCCCACCGAGACGCTGGCCCCCGTCGCGGGCCACGACCTGGACGAGCGCGGCTTCGCCGACGACCTCGACCACCACGACGACCGCGGCTTCGAGGGCCGGGGTCTCGACGGGCCGGACCTCGACGACCGCGACCTCGGCGGCCACGGCCTCGACCGCCACGACCTCGATGGCCGCGGCCTCGACCGCCACGACCTCGACCGCCACGAGCTCGACGAGCGCGGCGCGCACGCCGACGACCGCTCGCGCGGCGAGCTGGTCGCCGACGCCGACGACCGCCGCTACGAGGACGACTACGAGCCCGTCGACCTGCCCAAGCGGGACCGGGGCGCGAGCGACCGGGGCATGTTCGGCCACTCCGAGCCCGTCGCCGACGAGCGCGACCTGTTCGAGATGACCGACCCGAGCTCCCAGGGCGTCGACCTGTTCGCGCGCCCCGAGGAGCCCGAGGACGAGCCGGAGGCCCCGAAGTCCGAGCTGGAGGCGTTCTGGGCGTCCAGGACCCCGCCGCTGGAGGACGACCGGCCCGCGCCGACCCCCGCGCCCGCCCCGGCGCACGTCGAGCCCGAGCCCGAGTCCGACCTCGGCCTGGTGAGCAGGCACAGCCTGCCCGACCCGGAGTCGGAGGCCGAGCCCGACCTCGAACCGGTCAGCAGGCACAGCCTCCCGGACCCCGAGCCGGAGCCCGAGGCGGCGCCCCTCCCGGTGCGCCCCGCGCGGCCGAAGACCCCCGCCGCCGCCGAGGAGAAGCCGAAGCCGAAGCGCTCGCTGTTCGAGCCGCTGGCCGAGGAGGAGGTCCTGGAGTCGGAGCCGGTCACCCCGGCCACCCCGGCGCCCAAGGCCCCCGCCGCCGCGAAGGCCTACGACGACCAGCCGTTCGTGCCGACCCTGTCGCCCGAGCTGCTCGCGGCCGAGCAGACGGCGGCCGAGCTGGCCGCCGACGCGTCCCGGAAGCAGGCGGCGAGCGGCCTGCCGCAGCGCCCGGTGAAGTCGCAGAGCAGCTTCCCGAAGCCGCAGCAGCCGCTGATCCCGCCGGTGAAGTCCACCAGCCCGCCCCCGGCGCGCCCGATGCGCCCGAGGCCGGTCGGCTTCAGCCCCACCACCGGTGGCGGCGGCCAGGAGACGGCCTCGTCCCGCTACCAGCAGCCGGAGGGCTTCAACCCGCGCTCCCCGTTCGGGCCCGGCTCGGTGCTGCCCAAGTCCGACGGCAAGGCGCCCGCGCCGGAGTTCGTGGTGAAGGCGACCCTGACCGGCCGCCGGTACTTCACGGACACGTCCGCGAACTTCCGCGAGACGCGCGCCGACGTGTGGTTCCGGACCACCTCGGACGCCGAGAAGGCCGGGTTCCACAAGGCCCCGTGA
- the ddaH gene encoding dimethylargininase, producing the protein MTSVSLVAPGDAPLTLPVAAAPAPARVPTARRYLMCEPRHFAVEYRINPWMDPEQPVDVALAVRQWRELKGVYEALGHRVDVVEPAPGLPDMVFAANSGTVVGGRVLGSRFRAPQRAPEAEHFRRWFEANGYPGVVMPERINEAEGDFAWTGRYLLAGTGFRTDPAAHAEAQEALGVPVVSLRLVDPRYYHLDTALFVLAEDLVAYYPEAFSPGSREVLAGLFPDAVLADERDAACLGLNAVSDGRNVVLPLEARGLAAEVERRGFTAVPVDISELRKSGGGPKCCTLEIRD; encoded by the coding sequence ATGACTTCGGTTTCCCTGGTCGCGCCCGGCGACGCGCCGCTCACCCTCCCCGTCGCCGCCGCCCCCGCCCCCGCGCGGGTGCCGACCGCGCGGCGCTACCTCATGTGCGAGCCGAGGCACTTCGCCGTCGAGTACCGGATCAACCCGTGGATGGACCCGGAGCAGCCGGTCGACGTGGCGCTGGCCGTGCGGCAGTGGCGCGAGCTCAAGGGCGTCTACGAGGCGCTGGGGCACCGGGTCGACGTGGTCGAGCCCGCGCCGGGCCTGCCGGACATGGTGTTCGCCGCGAACTCGGGCACCGTCGTCGGCGGCCGGGTGCTCGGCTCGCGCTTCCGCGCCCCGCAGCGGGCCCCGGAGGCCGAGCACTTCCGCCGCTGGTTCGAGGCCAACGGCTACCCCGGCGTGGTCATGCCGGAGCGGATCAACGAGGCCGAGGGCGACTTCGCCTGGACCGGCCGCTACCTGCTGGCCGGGACCGGCTTCCGCACCGACCCGGCGGCGCACGCCGAGGCGCAGGAGGCGCTGGGCGTGCCGGTGGTGTCGCTGCGCCTGGTCGACCCCCGGTACTACCACCTGGACACGGCGCTGTTCGTGCTGGCGGAGGACCTGGTGGCGTACTACCCGGAGGCGTTCTCGCCGGGCTCGCGCGAGGTGCTCGCGGGCCTGTTCCCGGACGCGGTGCTGGCGGACGAGCGGGACGCCGCGTGCCTCGGCCTGAACGCGGTCTCGGACGGCCGCAACGTCGTGCTGCCCCTGGAGGCCCGCGGCCTGGCGGCGGAGGTGGAGCGCCGGGGCTTCACGGCGGTGCCGGTGGACATCTCGGAGCTGCGCAAGTCCGGCGGCGGCCCCAAGTGCTGCACCCTGGAGATCCGGGACTGA
- a CDS encoding 2-oxoacid:acceptor oxidoreductase subunit alpha, whose product MTSDLDSGASTGGPEVRRLDRVVIRFAGDSGDGMQLTGDRFTSEAAAFGNDLATLPNFPAEIRAPQGTLPGVSSFQLHFADYDILTPGDRPDVLVAMNPAALKANIADLPVGGTLIVNTDEFSKRNLTKVGYPANPLEDGSLSSYQVHEVAMGTLTLGAVESTGLGKKDGERAKNMFALGLLSWMYHRPTEGTERFLREKFARKPDIAEANVLAFRAGWNYGETTESFAVTYEVAPAKLARGTYRQITGNTALAYGVVAAGQRSGLPVVLGTYPITPASDILHELSKHKEFGVTTLQAEDEIAGIGAALGASYGGALGVTSTSGPGIALKSETIGLAVMTELPLVVIDVQRGGPSTGLPTKTEQADLLQAMFGRNGESPVPVIAPLSPADCFDVALEAARIALEYRTPVLLLSDGAIANGSEPWLVPDVESLPDLSVAFATEPNAPDGTFWPYLRDPETLARPWAVPGTPGLQHRIGGLEKADGTGNISYDPANHDHMVRLRQRKVDGIRVPDVVVDDPGGRARVLVVGWGSSYGPIGAAARRVRKQGLSVAHAHLRHLNPFPANLGEVLARYDRVVVPEMNLGQLALLLRARYLVDVVSHTKVQGLPFKAEELQGVLSDVIQGVSA is encoded by the coding sequence ATGACTAGCGACCTGGACAGCGGCGCCTCGACCGGTGGTCCCGAGGTCCGCAGGCTGGACCGAGTGGTGATCCGCTTCGCGGGCGACTCGGGCGACGGGATGCAGTTGACCGGCGACCGGTTCACCTCCGAGGCCGCCGCGTTCGGCAACGACCTCGCGACCCTGCCGAACTTCCCCGCCGAGATCCGGGCGCCCCAGGGCACCCTGCCCGGCGTCTCCTCGTTCCAGTTGCACTTCGCCGACTACGACATCCTCACCCCCGGCGACCGCCCCGACGTGCTCGTGGCGATGAACCCGGCCGCGCTCAAGGCGAACATCGCGGACCTGCCGGTGGGCGGCACCCTGATCGTCAACACCGACGAGTTCTCCAAGCGCAACCTCACCAAGGTCGGCTACCCGGCCAACCCCCTGGAGGACGGCTCGCTGTCCTCGTACCAGGTGCACGAGGTCGCCATGGGCACGCTCACGCTCGGCGCGGTCGAGTCCACGGGCCTCGGCAAGAAGGACGGCGAGCGGGCGAAGAACATGTTCGCGCTCGGCCTGCTCTCCTGGATGTACCACCGGCCGACCGAGGGCACCGAGCGGTTCCTGCGGGAGAAGTTCGCGCGCAAGCCCGACATCGCCGAGGCCAACGTGCTGGCGTTCCGGGCCGGGTGGAACTACGGCGAGACGACCGAGTCGTTCGCGGTGACCTACGAGGTGGCCCCGGCGAAGCTGGCGCGCGGCACCTACCGGCAGATCACCGGCAACACCGCGCTGGCGTACGGGGTGGTGGCCGCGGGCCAGCGCTCCGGGCTGCCGGTGGTGCTGGGCACCTACCCGATCACCCCGGCCTCGGACATCCTGCACGAGCTGTCCAAGCACAAGGAGTTCGGCGTCACCACGCTCCAGGCCGAGGACGAGATCGCGGGCATCGGCGCCGCGCTCGGCGCGTCCTACGGCGGCGCGCTCGGCGTGACCTCCACGTCCGGCCCCGGCATCGCGCTCAAGTCCGAGACCATCGGCCTGGCCGTGATGACCGAGCTGCCGCTGGTCGTGATCGACGTGCAGCGCGGCGGGCCGTCGACCGGCCTGCCGACCAAGACCGAGCAGGCCGACCTGCTCCAGGCCATGTTCGGCCGCAACGGCGAGTCGCCGGTGCCGGTGATCGCCCCGCTCTCCCCCGCCGACTGCTTCGACGTGGCGCTGGAGGCGGCCAGGATCGCGCTGGAGTACCGGACGCCGGTGCTGCTGCTGTCGGACGGCGCGATCGCGAACGGCTCCGAGCCGTGGCTGGTGCCGGACGTCGAGTCGCTGCCCGACCTGTCGGTGGCGTTCGCGACCGAGCCCAACGCGCCGGACGGGACGTTCTGGCCGTACCTGCGGGACCCGGAGACGCTGGCGCGGCCGTGGGCGGTGCCGGGCACGCCGGGGCTCCAGCACCGCATCGGCGGGCTGGAGAAGGCCGACGGCACCGGCAACATCTCCTACGACCCGGCCAACCACGACCACATGGTGCGGCTGCGGCAGCGCAAGGTCGACGGCATCCGGGTGCCCGACGTGGTCGTCGACGACCCCGGCGGCCGGGCGCGGGTGCTGGTGGTCGGCTGGGGCTCGTCGTACGGGCCGATCGGCGCGGCGGCGCGGCGGGTGCGCAAGCAGGGGCTGTCGGTGGCGCACGCCCACCTGCGGCACCTGAACCCGTTCCCGGCGAACCTCGGCGAGGTGCTGGCCCGCTACGACCGGGTCGTCGTGCCGGAGATGAACCTGGGGCAGCTGGCGCTGCTGCTGCGCGCCCGCTACCTCGTGGACGTCGTCTCGCACACGAAGGTGCAGGGGCTGCCGTTCAAGGCGGAGGAGTTGCAGGGCGTGCTGTCCGACGTGATCCAGGGGGTGTCCGCGTGA
- a CDS encoding LysR family transcriptional regulator, with the protein MSTSTQLLLPAGNRLSRLLNTPPALLDTTFDQLRTLIAVYETRSALRAARALGREQSSVQKQIDTLNRNFKQLCGEPLVVKQGRGKDVLITPTGEALVELARTTLTEWLDSIHECRRKLGTTLTVGTTRFMLDSLAKAWDHVAEEFRVRDVELKVVHIRTKDIWTKLESKEVDIVCGSVVTPAGRTVAEAFGDFDVIDWRRGGLALLTNLPEDRLGASAGTGELPRLPLVVPSDGLIAEFLRGWFGPDYRSELDIAAEIDEIQYGMSLLRSGLVKGCMIVTSGLGVVAANNELREGSGLRVVELRNDRKPELERLVGVFARKDERAKFPADHPLNLLWAAFQRERPA; encoded by the coding sequence ATGTCCACCTCGACGCAGTTGCTCCTGCCAGCGGGCAACCGGCTCAGTCGACTGCTGAACACGCCCCCGGCACTGCTGGACACCACGTTCGACCAGCTCAGGACGCTGATCGCGGTGTACGAGACGAGGTCCGCGCTGCGCGCGGCGCGGGCGCTGGGGCGGGAGCAGTCCAGCGTCCAGAAGCAGATCGACACGCTGAACCGGAACTTCAAGCAGTTGTGCGGCGAACCCCTGGTGGTGAAGCAGGGGCGCGGCAAGGACGTGCTGATCACGCCGACCGGCGAGGCGCTGGTGGAATTGGCTCGGACCACTTTGACCGAGTGGCTGGATTCGATTCACGAGTGCAGGCGCAAGCTCGGCACGACGCTGACCGTGGGCACCACGCGGTTCATGCTCGACTCGCTGGCGAAGGCCTGGGACCACGTCGCCGAGGAGTTCCGGGTGCGCGACGTGGAGCTGAAGGTCGTGCACATCCGCACCAAGGACATCTGGACCAAGCTGGAGAGCAAGGAGGTCGACATCGTCTGCGGCAGCGTCGTGACGCCCGCCGGGCGGACCGTCGCGGAGGCGTTCGGCGACTTCGACGTGATCGACTGGCGGCGGGGCGGGCTGGCGCTGCTGACGAACCTGCCGGAGGACCGGCTGGGCGCGAGCGCGGGCACCGGAGAGCTGCCGAGGCTGCCGCTGGTGGTGCCGTCGGACGGGCTGATCGCGGAGTTCCTGCGCGGCTGGTTCGGGCCGGACTACCGCAGCGAGCTGGACATCGCGGCGGAGATCGACGAGATCCAGTACGGGATGTCGCTGCTGCGCTCGGGCCTGGTGAAGGGCTGCATGATCGTCACTTCGGGCCTGGGGGTGGTCGCGGCGAACAACGAGCTGCGCGAGGGGTCCGGGCTGCGCGTGGTGGAGCTGCGCAACGACCGGAAGCCCGAGCTGGAGCGGCTGGTCGGGGTCTTCGCCCGCAAGGACGAGCGGGCGAAGTTCCCGGCCGACCACCCGCTCAACCTGCTGTGGGCGGCGTTCCAGCGCGAGCGGCCCGCCTAA